The following are encoded in a window of Rosa chinensis cultivar Old Blush chromosome 4, RchiOBHm-V2, whole genome shotgun sequence genomic DNA:
- the LOC112197081 gene encoding 2,3-dimethylmalate lyase: MGIQLGSCENKAKGIRERERMSCVLQQQYPQVGSRDCSVSLPHSSCFNVSSSPSNLTFGSRLHQRSLTLPHKSNASPFRTTRILAAYSAPPPESPAKALRRILELPGVHQGPACFDGLSAKLVERAGFQYCFTSGFSISAARLGLPDTGFLSYGEMVDQGQQITQAVSIPVIGDGDNGYGNAMNVKRTVKGYIRAGFAGILLEDQVSPKACGHTQGRKVVSREEAVMRIKAAVDARKESGSDIVIVARSDSRQAVSLEEALWRSRAFADAGADVLFIDALASKEEMKAFCGVYPLVPKMANMLEGGGKTPILSPLELEEVGYKLVAYPLSLIGVSIQAMQDALAAIRGGRIPPPGSMPSFEEVKEVLGFNSYYEEEKRYYSNSSQLSSEILASSVYNLQGTSKNAEPKDQSPQDPIVEVITPEVYNNYGADGSKDSFSGIWSRKLRIKITGRDGFEKLDVSIPAGFLDGITNIVPALGGVNIKELLNEAADEMGGKQLLDFNDTMGDRIQVFLE, encoded by the exons ATGGGTATTCAG TTGGGAAGTTGTGAAAACAAAGCCAAAggcatcagagagagagagagaatgagttgTGTGCTGCAGCAGCAGTATCCTCAGGTGGGTAGCAGAGACTGCAGTGTGTCTCTTCCCCACAGCTCCTGTTTCAATGTCAGCAGCTCGCCTTCAAACCTTACATTCGGGTCACGTCTTCATCAACGATCACTAACACTGCCCCACAAGTCAAATGCATCTCCTTTTCGTACCACAAGGATCCTCGCAGCTTACTCAGCGCCGCCGCCCGAGTCTCCGGCCAAAGCGCTTCGCCGGATTCTGGAGTTGCCGGGGGTTCACCAAGGCCCGGCTTGCTTTGATGGTCTCAGCGCCAAGCTTGTCGAAAGAGCTGGCTTCCAGTATTGCTTTACCAGTG GATTTTCGATATCAGCTGCTAGATTAGGGCTGCCAGATACAGGTTTTCTATCCTATGGAGAAATGGTGGATCAGGGGCAACAAATTACCCAAGCTGTGTCAATTCCTGTCATTGGGGATGGCGATAATGGTTACGGGAATGCAATGAATGTCAAGAGAACTGTCAAGGGATATATTAGAGCTGGCTTTGCTGGGATTCTGCTTGAAGATCAG GTGTCTCCAAAAGCCTGCGGTCACACACAAGGCAGGAAAGTGGTGTCAAGGGAGGAAGCTGTGATGCGGATAAAAGCAGCAGTTGATGCTCGGAAAGAGAGTGGCTCTGACATTGTAATTGTAGCACGATCTGATTCTCGTCAAGCAGTGTCTTTGGAAGAAGCACTTTGGAGGTCAAGGGCATTCGCTGATGCTGGAGCAGATGTTCTTTTCATTGATGCACTAGCctcaaaagaagaaatgaaggctTTCTGTGGAGTGTATCCCCTAGTTCCAAAAATG GCGAATATGCTTGAAGGAGGGGGGAAAACACCAATACTCAGTCCTCTTGAACTTGAGGAAGTTGGATACAAACTTGTGGCTTATCCACTTTCCTTGATTGGGGTATCTATTCAAGCAATGCAG GACGCACTAGCTGCTATCAGAGGAGGTCGTATCCCTCCACCTGGAAGCATGCCATCTTTTGAAGAGGTTAAGGAGGTCCTAggtttcaacagttattatgaagaagaaaagcgGTATTATAGTAACAGCAGTCAGCTGTCTTCTGAAATAT TGGCCAGTAGTGTATACAATCTTCAAGGGACATCTAAAAATGCAGAACCAAAAGATCAGAGTCCTCAAGATCCCATTGTTGAAGTTATAACACCTGAAGTGTACAATAACTATGGTGCAGATGGTTCCAAGGATTCATTTTCCGGGATCTGGTCTCGGAAGTTGAGAATCAAAATAACCGGAAGAGATGGATTTGAGAAACTTGATGTTAGTATTCCT GCTGGATTCTTGGACGGAATCACCAATATAGTTCCAG CTCTTGGGGGTGTAAACATCAAAGAATTGTTGAATGAGGCAGCTGATGAAATGGGAGGGAAGCAGCTGTTAGATTTTAATGACACAATGGGTGATAGAATTCAAGTTTTTCTAGAGTAA
- the LOC112197082 gene encoding protein WHAT'S THIS FACTOR 9, mitochondrial, with product MVPYMPFSKVGVGFIRGTQVFNYQHKRTLVNIRLKWVKDRALDAVVTAERDLKAACVLVSIISSSSDGCLPIYHLTCHRGQLDLPYDLKVSTFIRRYPSVFLESHVLDSGGTRVPCFNLTPEAIKLHQEESNVVHQNQSDILNRLRKLLMLTRGWKLPLQTIDQLKWDLGLPYDYQHSVIPHHPDLFSFISLPDDRVGLKLLSWDDDLAVSQLQKNSAIQQEEEDVRSGCLAFPIGFTRGFGLKRKCMEWLKEWQSLPYNSPYCDASHLDPRTDESEKRIVGVFHELLHLTMQKKTERKNVSNLRKPLALPQKFTKVFERHPGIFYISKKCATQTVILREAYDRQQLLQKHPIAELREKFAMLLRKGLLDRSKGLYKKSPGDVFEVDPSKNIVVDNISDYRSSFKEDSENDLLYEYDSDEQHDPC from the coding sequence ATGGTCCCGTACATGCCATTTAGTAAGGTTGGGGTTGGCTTCATCCGTGGAACACAAGTATTTAATTACCAGCACAAGCGTACTCTGGTGAATATTAGATTGAAATGGGTTAAAGATAGGGCACTGGATGCTGTTGTGACTGCTGAGAGGGATCTCAAAGCTGCGTGTGTTCTTGTTTCCATTATCTCCTCCTCGTCTGATGGCTGCCTCCCCATATACCATCTCACGTGTCATCGTGGACAACTTGATCTTCCTTATGACCTCAAGGTCTCTACTTTTATTAGGAGATACCCATCTGTTTTTCTAGAGTCCCACGTTCTTGATAGTGGTGGCACTCGTGTCCCATGTTTTAACTTAACTCCTGAAGCCATAAAACTCCACCAAGAAGAGTCCAATGTCGTCCATCAGAATCAGAGTGATATCCTTAATAGGCTTCGGAAACTGCTCATGCTCACTAGGGGCTGGAAGCTTCCTTTACAAACCATTGACCAGCTGAAATGGGACCTAGGTTTGCCATATGATTACCAGCATTCAGTAATTCCACATCACCCTGATCTATTCTCTTTCATCAGCTTACCTGATGACCGTGTTGGCTTAAAGCTTTTATCCTGGGATGATGACCTTGCTGTCTCCCAGTTGCAAAAGAATTCTGCTATAcagcaagaggaagaagatgtgaGAAGTGGCTGTTTAGCTTTTCCAATTGGGTTTACTAGGGGTTTTGGATTGAAGAGAAAATGCATGGAGTGGTTGAAAGAGTGGCAAAGCCTCCCTTATAATTCTCCATACTGTGATGCCTCCCATTTAGATCCTCGTACAGATGAATCGGAGAAGAGGATTGTTGGAGTCTTCCATGAGCTTCTTCATCTCACTATGCAAAAGAAAACTGAACGTAAGAATGTGAGCAACCTTCGTAAACCTTTGGCCCTACCCCAGAAGTTCACTAAAGTGTTTGAGCGTCATCCAGGTATTTTCTACATTTCCAAAAAGTGTGCCACTCAAACTGTCATTCTGAGGGAAGCCTATGATCGTCAACAACTCTTGCAGAAACACCCTATTGCAGAACTGAGAGAAAAATTTGCGATGCTGTTGAGGAAAGGTTTGCTGGATAGGAGCAAAGGTCTATACAAGAAAAGTCCAGGTGATGTATTTGAAGTGGATCCATCAAAAAATATCGTTGTTGATAATATCAGTGATTACCGATCCAGCTTTAAAGAGGATTCGGAGAATGATTTGCTTTATGAGTATGACTCAGATGAACAACACGACCCTTGCTGA